Proteins encoded within one genomic window of Cucumis sativus cultivar 9930 chromosome 3, Cucumber_9930_V3, whole genome shotgun sequence:
- the LOC101211607 gene encoding protein FD: MEEVWKDISLSSLHSRSDHDFSSAAPTPISLHLHHHHSAANLRHIILQDFLSTSTSKLDSSSSSSSALALPPVPAPPPTLLSLNSTRELHFPDNNSIATATAAAHFRHHDPSSLSAAFHSPFDQLLGPPPFAKKRLSDSDNSGDRRQKRMIKNRESAARSRARKQAYANELELEVSNLKEENAKLRRQQEELQAVAMAQVPRKHRLQRTSTAPF, encoded by the exons aTGGAAGAAGTTTGGAAAGACATAAGTCTCTCTTCTCTCCACTCCCGCTCCGATCATGACTTCTCCTCCGCCGCTCCCACTCCCATCAGTCTCcacctccaccaccaccactcCGCTGCCAACTTACGCCACATCATCCTCCAAGACTTCCTTTCTACTTCCACTTCCAAACTCgactcctcctcctcctcctcctccgccCTCGCTCTCCCCCCCGTCCCTGCCCCCCCACCTACTCTCTTATCCTTGAATTCCACAAGGGAATTACATTTCCCCGATAACAACTCCATCGCCACCGCCACCGCCGCCGCCCACTTCCGCCACCACGATCCTTCCTCTCTCTCCGCCGCCTTCCACAGCCCCTTTGATCAACTCCTCGGCCCACCACCCTTCGCCAAAAAAAGGCTCTCTGATTCAGATAACTCCGGCGATCGCCGGCAGAAACGCATGATCAAGAATCGCGAATCCGCCGCCCGATCTCGTGCACGAAAACAG GCTTACGCAAACGAGCTGGAGCTTGAAGTGTCTAatttaaaggaagaaaatgcaAAACTTAGGAGACAACAGGAAGAG CTACAAGCAGTGGCGATGGCTCAGGTTCCAAGAAAACACAGGCTGCAGCGGACATCAACGGCGCCGTTTTAG